The Lactuca sativa cultivar Salinas chromosome 2, Lsat_Salinas_v11, whole genome shotgun sequence genome includes the window GTCTTATAGGTAATTGATAATGTATTCTTGTACATGATTTGTGAtgtaaaattaaatatttaaaactcaATAAAAATATTTACAAAGCCTATCATGTAGTCTTATGGATGATACAAGATGGATTGTAGAGAGATTTAGTTGCATTTTGTTAAAACTATGTATTTTTTGATGATTTTATATCTAATATTAGATACATAATAGTCACATATTACTTAAAATGTAAATAGGGtgaaaacataaaaacactacTTTTACGATATTAGTTTGCAATAAATTTTATATGCACAACTTTATATCATTATTTAGCAAGGAATAAATGGTTACTCACAGGTTAAAACTAAAATTGGAATTTACATTATGTCGCATCggtaaatattaatattaatcaaacGTTAATATTATGTATTAAAATTACTTCAACAATACGCATATACAACATTCattgcagaataataacataaacataatgtttttatgttttcacagtatttattgtttttgttTGAACTTACTTATACTCACGTATTTGCATATGCACATatgtatttgaaaaaaaaaaaaaaaaacatttttttggttttttgaatGGATGACTTAGACATAACTATGTGTTTGTTTGGTGTTGTTTTATTAgttgttgtatatatatatatatatatatatatatatatatatatatatatatatatatatatatatatatatatatatatatatatataggtgcagAAATACAAGACCAAAAACATATTTACTTCAGTTTTTTACTGTCCGGATGGAGTAATCCAAAACTATGTTCAGGAGTTAAAGCTGCATTTATATTGTATGGTTGATGAACTTTGAAATATATGAAAATTCGTTCTATCGACCTGTCAATGATGTAGTGATATTAACAGCAGAATATTGTTGTGTGGTGGGTGCAAGCAGGTGGAGATCAGGCTCGGTGAAAAAGGCAGGTGGTTTAGGCTGAGGCAAGACACCATCATTACCAAGCATCAACACCACAGATGACATTGTCGGCCTATCTTCTGGCTGATTCTGCACACATAACAGACCAATGTGTATTGACCGGAGCACCTCCAAGATGATGCATGACTCCCTTAAAGATCCACTAACCAGATCAAGACTCTTGTCGTCTTTATACAGTCTCCATGCCTGAGTGATATCATCATCATATGTAATAAATCACAAGCATATACAATCGATAATCACACATAATAGTCAATAATAATAGCAGGAAACCAAAAACATCAGATTTATTAAACTTACATGTCCAAGAAGGTTGTCGCCGTGTTCTTGAGAAGAGAATTCTCTGTTTTTCATCCCACTTACTATTTCCAGCACCAAAACACCGAAGCTAAATACATCTGATTTTGTTGAGAAAATCCCGTGAACTGCATACTCTGGGGGGATATAACCACTGTAAAGAATTTGACAGATCAGTTGATATGGCGATATATCTGAGACGCAGTTAAAATTAAGTGGTTTGTGATTCTTACTAAGTTCCAACCACATTCTTTGTGTTAGATCCAGTTTCGTATCCTTTAAATCTTCTAGCCAATCCAAAATCTGATATCTTTGGGTTCATGTCATTGTCCAACAAAATATTACCAGCTTTAAGATCCCTATGTATGATACGAAGGCGGGAATCCTGATGCAGATAAAGAAGCCCTCGTGCAATTCCACTGATGATGCGGAATCGGTGATTCCAATCAAGCATTGAACTTCTAGTTTCATCTGTATGAAAATTAACACATGTTAAGTATATAGATTTGGCTTGAAACTTTACCATTTGAATAGATTCTCACCAAATAAAATTTGATCTAGGCTTCTGTTGGGCATGTATTCATAAATCAACATGATTTCTTTTTTTTGAGCACAGAATCCAAGAAGCTTCACAAGATTTCGATGTTGAAGTCTGTGGATACATCTAACTTCATTTTTAAATTCGTCAAGTCCTTGTGTAGATGTTTCTGATAGTCGCTTCACAGCTATTTCTCTCCCATCTTCCATTACACCCTAAGGATTTTGCCAACAACAAACATTTTCATTCatatttttgatatttatttCTCTTATATATACAAGCAATATAAATTAAATCAGGcgcatattaatatatatatatatatatatgttacctTGTAAACCGGACCAAATCCACCTTGTCCTAGCTTATTGTCGATGGAGAAGTTATTGGTCAACTTAGATACTTCAGAAAAGCTGAAAAATGGCAACTCTACATCTTTATTTTGGCCTCCATCTGTATAGTCTTCACAAAGGGTCTTCATCAGAGTACCTACAAAGTTATacattcttaattaattattatgcGTTCTTAATTTTTACCTCAAGGAATTGATTGCATTACCTTGAATTTGTGCATGAGACCATTTCTTCCTAATATACACTACCACAGCTAGGCATATAAGAATAAAACCAATTGAACTTCCAAGGGCCACTTCGATTACTTTTTTCTTGTTAAAGCCAGATTTTATGCCTGAAAGATATAACACGTCAAAGAAAGATTACTATGTTTCTATGAAtgagaaataattttttttatccacCTGTTAACTCAGATGCTGCCATTCTTATGTAAAGATCTTGATCTTCATCGGATTCTCTGATATCCATCAGATCATTAAACCATAGCAAACATCCACTTCCACCTCTTCTAATATCCACATTTGCATAAGCTGTACAAGAGCAATTCCTCTTGCATTCCCTTTTACATTCTCCAAGGTTCATGCTAAGATTGTACCATGATTTCCTGGTATCTGGAAATTTCAAACCTGAAATTGCCTGAAAACCATCTTCATTCCCacattttaatggttttttacgTTGACAACCACCTGACCAATCTCCTGCATTCCATTCTTTTGGGTGTTTTGGTTCAAACCCTTCCATACAACTACAAACAGGTGAACTGTTTATGTTACAGCTTCCATATGAACCACAGAGTCCATATGGTGCACATATGTCAACCGTTGCAGCCAAATATGGGACCCACCCTTGGGAGGGATCATCCCAGTTTAACCTCATTTCGTGGCCTTCAGGACCAATAACAAGCCTTGAAAGAAATGAGGTATTAATaagattatatataaaatacgccTCTTTCTCATTCAAAACAAAGTCATATCTGTAGATAGGATTTGGCTTACTAGGTAAACCATTTGTCCTAACACCATTCCATGGTCCAAATCTTAATGTTATAACTGAACCTCGTCTCTGAAATGATTGTGGATATCCATTTGTATCCAGCCAAGTTACATACAGGCCTGGAGAAGGATCATCTAGACTCTTCCAAGATGTCAAGCATCTGTTTATTCCTGTAATAAAATCCTTCCCGAATTTCATTCCAGATAGCAAGGTGTCAGTAGGGTAATCAAAACTTTGCCAGATAGGATCTTCGTCTGTGCTACTCATGTTATCATGCACAACAAGGTTCCCAGAATCTAGAAGCTTTGCGACTATATTAACATTAGTGACAGATAATGAGGAATTTGATGACCAAATCAAGGTATTATTACCATTGAGAAGCAGAAGTGTTCCCATGCTATTGACTTTGAACACACCAGAGGTATCAGTAAGTGGAGTCTCTCTGTTAGCAACCCATACAACTGTCTGAGGAAGAATCTTTTTATACCATATCCCCAAGTATCGATACTTGGAGTTACCAGGGGTAAAAAAGCCAAATTCAAACATTTCACCATCTGAAACAATCGTGTCATTGTCTCTTATTGCTTTATCT containing:
- the LOC111906235 gene encoding G-type lectin S-receptor-like serine/threonine-protein kinase At4g27290 isoform X2 produces the protein MFEFGFFTPGNSKYRYLGIWYKKILPQTVVWVANRETPLTDTSGVFKVNSMGTLLLLNGNNTLIWSSNSSLSVTNVNIVAKLLDSGNLVVHDNMSSTDEDPIWQSFDYPTDTLLSGMKFGKDFITGINRCLTSWKSLDDPSPGLYVTWLDTNGYPQSFQRRGSVITLRFGPWNGVRTNGLPSKPNPIYRYDFVLNEKEAYFIYNLINTSFLSRLVIGPEGHEMRLNWDDPSQGWVPYLAATVDICAPYGLCGSYGSCNINSSPVCSCMEGFEPKHPKEWNAGDWSGGCQRKKPLKCGNEDGFQAISGLKFPDTRKSWYNLSMNLGECKRECKRNCSCTAYANVDIRRGGSGCLLWFNDLMDIRESDEDQDLYIRMAASELTGIKSGFNKKKVIEVALGSSIGFILICLAVVVYIRKKWSHAQIQGTLMKTLCEDYTDGGQNKDVELPFFSFSEVSKLTNNFSIDNKLGQGGFGPVYKGVMEDGREIAVKRLSETSTQGLDEFKNEVRCIHRLQHRNLVKLLGFCAQKKEIMLIYEYMPNRSLDQILFDETRSSMLDWNHRFRIISGIARGLLYLHQDSRLRIIHRDLKAGNILLDNDMNPKISDFGLARRFKGYETGSNTKNVVGTYGYIPPEYAVHGIFSTKSDVFSFGVLVLEIVSGMKNREFSSQEHGDNLLGHAWRLYKDDKSLDLVSGSLRESCIILEVLRSIHIGLLCVQNQPEDRPTMSSVVLMLGNDGVLPQPKPPAFFTEPDLHLLAPTTQQYSAVNITTSLTGR
- the LOC111906235 gene encoding G-type lectin S-receptor-like serine/threonine-protein kinase At4g27290 isoform X1, with translation MSSFPNILFLSSVLFLLLTISSAVDTITTDKAIRDNDTIVSDGEMFEFGFFTPGNSKYRYLGIWYKKILPQTVVWVANRETPLTDTSGVFKVNSMGTLLLLNGNNTLIWSSNSSLSVTNVNIVAKLLDSGNLVVHDNMSSTDEDPIWQSFDYPTDTLLSGMKFGKDFITGINRCLTSWKSLDDPSPGLYVTWLDTNGYPQSFQRRGSVITLRFGPWNGVRTNGLPSKPNPIYRYDFVLNEKEAYFIYNLINTSFLSRLVIGPEGHEMRLNWDDPSQGWVPYLAATVDICAPYGLCGSYGSCNINSSPVCSCMEGFEPKHPKEWNAGDWSGGCQRKKPLKCGNEDGFQAISGLKFPDTRKSWYNLSMNLGECKRECKRNCSCTAYANVDIRRGGSGCLLWFNDLMDIRESDEDQDLYIRMAASELTGIKSGFNKKKVIEVALGSSIGFILICLAVVVYIRKKWSHAQIQGTLMKTLCEDYTDGGQNKDVELPFFSFSEVSKLTNNFSIDNKLGQGGFGPVYKGVMEDGREIAVKRLSETSTQGLDEFKNEVRCIHRLQHRNLVKLLGFCAQKKEIMLIYEYMPNRSLDQILFDETRSSMLDWNHRFRIISGIARGLLYLHQDSRLRIIHRDLKAGNILLDNDMNPKISDFGLARRFKGYETGSNTKNVVGTYGYIPPEYAVHGIFSTKSDVFSFGVLVLEIVSGMKNREFSSQEHGDNLLGHAWRLYKDDKSLDLVSGSLRESCIILEVLRSIHIGLLCVQNQPEDRPTMSSVVLMLGNDGVLPQPKPPAFFTEPDLHLLAPTTQQYSAVNITTSLTGR